One genomic segment of Chitinophaga sancti includes these proteins:
- a CDS encoding lysozyme inhibitor LprI family protein, giving the protein MKLLLLCLPLCITLTVFGQTRKTAVDSIELRYQECLSQGGNSYNCALAYYQEMDSLLSAVYNQVYNNLDNPRRETLEIAQAQWTEKKEAYFKDIEVRAEKKRPLTLAGLDDDMILTDNKAAYLKHRVIELLKSIHS; this is encoded by the coding sequence ATGAAATTACTTTTACTATGCCTGCCATTGTGCATAACGCTGACCGTATTTGGACAAACCAGAAAAACAGCTGTAGACTCTATTGAATTACGCTATCAGGAATGTTTAAGTCAGGGTGGAAACTCTTATAACTGCGCACTGGCCTACTATCAGGAAATGGATAGCCTCCTCTCCGCCGTTTACAATCAGGTCTACAATAATCTGGACAATCCCCGCCGCGAAACTTTAGAAATCGCTCAGGCTCAATGGACTGAAAAGAAAGAAGCCTATTTCAAAGACATCGAAGTCCGTGCTGAAAAGAAAAGACCGCTAACCCTTGCTGGTCTGGACGACGATATGATTCTCACAGACAACAAAGCAGCATACCTGAAACACAGAGTGATAGAGCTGCTCAAGAGCATCCACTCCTGA
- a CDS encoding YitT family protein, protein MPNTKETRARINLIQNLQDIALITIGVLLAAIGLKGFLMPNEFLDGGVTGISLLINRLTGWNISVLLVIINIPFILLAYKQLSVEFTIKAMCAIVGLACALVFIKVPTITSDRLLIAIFGGFFLGAGIGLSVRGGAVLDGTEVLALYINRKTVMSMGEVIMYFNLVIFSVAAILINIETALYAILTYLAASKTVDYVISGFEEYIALTIISNESELVRKTLTLTLRKGVTVFKGQSGFGKRGSVDKEIDIIYTVVTRLEVHKIIDEIEKIDEKAFIVQHNINDTKGGMIKRRATHH, encoded by the coding sequence ATGCCGAACACTAAGGAAACCCGCGCCAGAATTAACCTGATCCAGAACCTGCAGGATATCGCCCTGATTACAATTGGGGTGCTGCTGGCCGCCATTGGCCTAAAGGGGTTTCTAATGCCAAACGAATTTCTGGATGGAGGCGTAACGGGTATTTCCCTGCTTATCAACCGACTAACCGGATGGAATATCTCCGTACTCCTGGTCATCATCAATATCCCTTTTATATTACTGGCTTACAAGCAGCTTTCTGTTGAATTTACCATCAAGGCTATGTGTGCCATTGTGGGCCTGGCCTGTGCGCTCGTATTTATCAAAGTACCAACTATCACCAGCGACCGCCTGCTGATCGCTATTTTCGGCGGGTTCTTCTTAGGTGCCGGAATCGGCTTGTCAGTAAGAGGTGGTGCCGTACTGGATGGTACGGAAGTACTGGCCCTTTACATCAACCGCAAGACAGTGATGTCCATGGGAGAAGTGATTATGTACTTCAACCTGGTCATCTTCAGTGTAGCGGCTATACTCATTAATATTGAAACCGCACTGTATGCGATACTGACTTACCTGGCTGCTTCCAAAACGGTAGACTATGTAATCTCCGGTTTTGAAGAATACATCGCCCTCACCATTATCTCCAATGAAAGTGAACTGGTGCGCAAAACATTGACACTGACCCTGAGGAAAGGCGTGACCGTATTCAAGGGACAAAGTGGTTTTGGCAAGCGTGGATCAGTGGATAAGGAGATTGATATTATCTACACCGTGGTTACCCGCCTGGAAGTGCACAAAATCATTGACGAAATAGAGAAAATAGATGAAAAAGCATTTATAGTGCAACACAACATTAATGATACAAAGGGAGGCATGATCAAGCGCCGGGCCACCCATCATTAA
- a CDS encoding formimidoylglutamase, producing the protein MADFAQLHDYLIPISKADLNNELEYDEYQIGAICDCYEDGNIPDLDAADIILVGAADERGYGPGKKGPDAADAIRREFFNLFYWHKEVKIADIGNLRPGIELTDTYAGLKTVVAELVNSQKTVIILGGSHDLTYAQYKAYATQKYVIEATVADALIDLKEDSTIPADSFLMEMFTEQPNYIRHYNHLGFQSFYVHPRMLETLDKLRFDCYRLGKVRENMDEMEPVLRNTDMLSLDINVIKNSDAPANTLSPNGLAGDEACVLSRYAGMSVRLSSFGIYGYRPEKDRNQLTAKQIGQMMWYFMDGVAIRNKEAMLQDREAFWEFNIVCGDIETVFLKSKKTGRWWMQMPGKEFLPCAYNDYLLASNNEIPERWLRHQERM; encoded by the coding sequence ATGGCAGACTTCGCGCAACTTCACGATTACCTGATTCCCATCTCAAAAGCAGACCTGAACAATGAACTGGAATATGATGAGTACCAGATCGGTGCCATCTGTGATTGCTATGAAGATGGAAACATTCCTGATCTGGATGCGGCTGACATTATATTAGTAGGTGCTGCTGATGAACGCGGTTATGGTCCCGGCAAAAAAGGACCGGATGCTGCAGATGCCATCCGCCGTGAATTCTTCAACCTCTTCTACTGGCACAAAGAAGTGAAGATTGCCGATATCGGTAACCTGCGCCCTGGTATTGAGCTCACTGATACCTATGCCGGCCTGAAAACAGTAGTGGCCGAACTGGTTAACTCCCAAAAAACAGTAATTATCCTGGGCGGTTCCCACGACCTGACCTATGCACAATATAAGGCTTACGCAACGCAGAAATATGTGATAGAAGCCACTGTGGCCGATGCGTTGATAGACCTGAAAGAAGATTCAACAATCCCGGCAGACAGTTTCCTCATGGAAATGTTCACCGAACAACCCAATTACATCCGTCATTACAATCACCTCGGTTTTCAGAGTTTCTATGTGCATCCCCGGATGCTGGAAACACTGGATAAGCTCCGGTTCGATTGCTACCGCCTTGGCAAGGTGAGAGAAAATATGGACGAGATGGAACCGGTGTTGCGGAACACAGATATGCTGAGCCTGGATATCAATGTTATTAAAAACTCCGATGCTCCTGCTAATACTCTCTCCCCTAACGGGTTGGCTGGCGATGAGGCCTGTGTGCTCTCCCGCTATGCAGGTATGAGCGTTCGCCTGAGTTCCTTCGGCATTTATGGTTATCGTCCTGAAAAGGATAGAAACCAGCTGACGGCTAAACAAATTGGACAGATGATGTGGTATTTTATGGATGGCGTAGCTATCCGGAATAAAGAAGCCATGCTCCAGGACCGCGAAGCATTCTGGGAGTTTAATATTGTATGCGGGGACATTGAAACCGTATTCCTGAAAAGTAAAAAGACCGGGCGCTGGTGGATGCAGATGCCTGGGAAAGAATTCTTACCCTGTGCCTATAACGATTACCTGCTGGCGAGCAATAATGAGATCCCGGAGAGATGGTTGCGCCACCAGGAGCGGATGTAA
- a CDS encoding glycosyltransferase, translating to MPTKSARKTVLVVPLDWGLGHATRDIPIIHELLNAGCNVVIAAEGKHAALLSQEFPQLTILPLPGYRIQYAQKGWFFGPKIIQQIPQIIKSIKFEQRWLQQVVKEHNIDAVISDNRFGLYHRDIPTVIISHQLLIKTPFGGIIETILQKINYSYIRKYGACWIPDYAGSNNLSGILGHPKVLPPNTTYLGCLSRFENRPDVPKKYDLLVLISGPEPQRSNLEKMVLEQVAALPISALIVSGKPGTPETKQVTPRIQQVNHLNAKELNEAMLGADMVLSRSGYTTLMDLVKLNKKAILVPTPGQSEQEYLGKFLMKKGFFYNVNQSEFRLEKALEDIKTFPFKSFEHEEDMEQYKQVVRNFVTSL from the coding sequence TTGCCTACAAAATCTGCGCGTAAAACAGTTCTGGTAGTCCCTCTGGACTGGGGATTAGGTCATGCAACCCGGGATATCCCTATCATTCACGAATTATTAAACGCAGGCTGTAATGTAGTTATTGCTGCCGAAGGGAAACATGCTGCGTTATTAAGCCAGGAGTTCCCACAGCTGACTATCCTGCCGCTTCCCGGATACCGCATCCAGTATGCTCAAAAGGGCTGGTTCTTTGGGCCGAAAATTATTCAGCAAATCCCTCAGATCATCAAGTCTATCAAGTTTGAGCAACGATGGCTGCAACAGGTTGTGAAGGAACACAACATCGACGCTGTCATTTCCGACAACCGCTTCGGCCTTTATCACCGCGACATCCCTACTGTTATTATCTCTCACCAGTTGTTGATCAAGACCCCGTTTGGCGGGATCATTGAGACTATCCTGCAAAAGATAAATTACAGCTACATCCGTAAGTATGGCGCCTGCTGGATACCGGACTATGCCGGTTCCAACAACCTTTCAGGTATATTGGGTCATCCGAAAGTGTTGCCTCCTAATACTACCTATTTAGGTTGCCTCAGCCGTTTTGAGAACAGACCAGATGTACCTAAAAAATACGATCTGCTGGTCCTGATTTCAGGACCTGAACCACAGCGATCCAATCTTGAAAAAATGGTACTGGAACAAGTAGCTGCATTGCCTATCAGTGCGCTGATCGTAAGTGGTAAACCAGGTACGCCTGAAACGAAACAGGTCACCCCACGTATTCAACAGGTGAACCACCTGAATGCAAAAGAATTGAATGAAGCAATGTTGGGTGCCGATATGGTGTTAAGCCGTTCTGGTTATACCACCCTCATGGACCTTGTAAAGCTGAATAAGAAAGCGATATTAGTACCTACGCCCGGCCAGTCTGAGCAGGAGTATCTGGGTAAGTTCCTGATGAAAAAAGGGTTCTTCTATAATGTGAATCAATCTGAATTCAGGTTGGAGAAAGCATTGGAGGATATCAAAACATTCCCGTTCAAGTCTTTTGAGCATGAGGAAGATATGGAACAATATAAACAGGTAGTAAGAAATTTTGTAACCTCTTTATAA
- a CDS encoding arsenate reductase family protein, translated as MKKIYHLSTCNTCKKIIDAVKAKENGFELQDIKTEKITPAQLEEMHKLAGSYEALFSRRSQKYRPMGLHEKELTEKDYHDLILQEYSFLKRPVSIVGKEIFIGNDKKNVEGLEAAAKK; from the coding sequence ATGAAAAAAATATACCATCTGTCGACCTGTAATACCTGTAAAAAGATTATAGATGCGGTAAAGGCAAAGGAGAATGGATTTGAGTTGCAGGATATAAAGACGGAGAAAATAACACCAGCGCAGCTGGAAGAAATGCATAAACTGGCGGGAAGCTATGAGGCGTTGTTTAGCAGGAGATCACAGAAATATCGTCCTATGGGATTGCATGAAAAAGAGCTGACGGAGAAAGATTATCATGATCTGATCCTGCAGGAATATTCTTTTTTGAAGAGACCTGTGAGTATCGTGGGGAAAGAGATCTTTATCGGGAATGATAAGAAGAATGTAGAAGGGCTGGAAGCGGCTGCAAAAAAATAA